The window TATCTGGCGCGCGTCGACGCCACTTCGTGGGCGCAGATCGCCGAACAGTCGGGCTTAACCGAGGAGCAGCTGCGACAGGCGGCGGCCATTTACCAGGGGGCGGAACGCGTGATCTGCACCTGGGCGATGGGCGTAACCCAGCATAAGCACTCGGTGGCGACGGTGCGTGAAATCACCAACCTGCAGCTGTTGTTCGGCCAATTGGGCAAACCGGGCGCCGGTCTGTGCCCGGTGCGCGGCCATAGCAACGTACAGGGCAACCGCACCATGGGCATCGACGAGAAATCCCCCGGGGCGCTGCTCGACAGCCTGGAGCGCCATTTTGGCTTCACCGCCAACCGTGCACACGGGCATAACACGGTGGAAGCGCTGGAGGCGATGCTGCGCGGCGAGGTCAGGGTGCTGATCGCGCTGGGCGGCAATTTAGCCGCCGCCGCGCCGGATACCGAACGCACCGCCCGCGCCCTGCGCTGCTGCGAGCTGACGGTGCACATCAGCACCAAGCTCAACCGCAGCCATCTGGTGACCGGCAAGGACGCGCTGATCCTGCCGACGCTGGGGCGCACCGAACAGGATCTGCAGGCCAGCGGCCCGCAGTACATCACGGTGGAAGATTCTTTCAGCATGGTGCACGCCTCGGAGGGCGTCGGCAAACCCTTGGCCGACACTCAGCGCTCTGAAACGGCGATCGTCTGCGGCATCGCCGATGCGGTGCTGGGCAATCAACCGCTCGACTGGCTGGCGCTGGCGGATGACTATTCGCTGATCCGCGACCATATCGCCGCCACCGTCGCCGGCTTTGCCGACTTTAACCGCCGCTGTGACCAGCCGGGCGGGTTCTACCTGGGCAACGCCGCCGCCGAACTGCGTTTCGCCACCCCAAGCGGCAAGGCGGAATTCAGCGCGGCGGAACTGCCGGCCACCCTGTTCCCGCAGTTGAACGGCCAAAAGGCGCCCTTCACGCTGCAAACCCTGCGCTCGCACGATCAGTACAACACCACCATTTACGGACTGGACGACCGCTATCGCGGCGTATACGGCCAACGCGAGGTGCTGTTCATTCACCCGGAAGATCTGGCGGCATTGGGCATGCAGGACGGGGAACGGGTGGAAATTGAAACCCTGTGGAATGACGGCGTGGTGCGCAAGGTGAGCGGCTTTAAGCTGGTGAGCTACGATATCCCGCGCGGCAATCTGGCGGCCTACTATCCGGAAACCAATCCGCTGGTGCCGCTGGCCAGCTTTGGCGACGGCACCGGTACCCCGACCTCCAAATCGATCCCGGTGGTGGTTCGCCGCTGTGCGGAGCGCCCTTCGCTGCGCATCGCCTGACGGGGTGCGCCCGGTTCAGGCCGGGCGCGCCAATATTTCCAGCGCGGTTTGCAATTCGGCCGACAGCTGATGGCGCCGCCAGACGAAATACAAATCGCTTACCCCTTCCTCCCCCATTTCCACCACCTTGAGCGCAGGCGCCGGCAGGATCAGCGGCAGCAGCGAGCCGGGAATGCAGGCCACCCCGCAACCGGCCTGCACGCAGGCCGCCATCGCTGCATAAGACTCCATTTCGAGCGTCATGCGTGGCTTCAGGCGGCGCGCAGCCAGCCAGTGGTCAATCTTCAAGCGGAACGAGCATTCGCGGCTGAAGGTATAAAATTCCAGCCCTGCCAGCGCGGCGGCATCGAGCTGCGCGATATGCGCCGGCAGCAGCAACACCAGCCGTTCATCAAACGCCTTGCTGCTGGCCAGCAGCGGGTGTTCGATCGGCCCATCGCTGATCGCCAAATCCAGTTCGCTGTCGATCAGCATGCGTTCCAGCACCAGCGAGTCGCGGCTCAGCACGTTGATTTGCAACTGCGGCTGCAGACGGCGCAGCTGAGCGATGCGCGCCGGCAGGTGGCTGACCAGCGAAAAATCGAGCGCGCCCAGATTGAGCAGCCCCTGGTGTTGCTCGCCGGCGAACAGCTGGCGGCTGCGATCGGCCTGCTCGACGATGTCGCGCGCCTGCTGATAGAACAGCCGCCCTTTGGGGTTTACGTACAATCGGTTTTTGTCGCGGAAAAACAGCTCGCCGCCCAGCGACGCCTCAAGCTCGCGAATGCGCAAAGTAACATTGGAAGGCACGCAGTGCAGCTCCCGCGCGGCGGCGGCAATGGTCTTATACTCGACTAAAGCGCAAAAAAACCTAAGCTGGCTTAGCTTCATTAAATATTCACTTTTTGTTAGCGTTTTACTTAAAAACAATCACTTTAGATTAGCATTAATTTGGCCTACAGTCTTACCGGCAACCTGAGGAGGAACCCCGATGCCATTGAATGACCTATTGACGCTGCCGGGCGTCACCGCCCAACCGGAGGCGGTAACCGACGGCTACGTATTCAACCACACCATGATCCGTGTGAAAGATCTGAGCAAAGCGCTGGATTTCTATACCCGCGTGCTGGGCTTCACCCCGGTCTACCTGGAAGAGTTCAAAGAAGCCGCCTTCACCATCTGCTACCTGACCCGCAGCCCGCGCGAGCAAATCCCGCAGGATGACGATGAGCGCAAACGCTGGGCGTTGAGCCAGCCAGGCATTCTGGAATTGACCTATAACCACGGCACCGAGCAACAGGCCGATTTCAGCTATCACAACGGCAACGGCGAGCCGCGCGGGTTCGGCCACCTGTGTGTAACGGTACCGGACGTGCGCGCCGCCTGCGAGCGCTTTGAACGTCTTGGCGTGAGCTTCCAAAAACACCTGCATGAAGGCCGCATGAACTACGTGGCGTTTATCCGCGACCCGGACGATTACTGGATTGAGATCCTACAGCCGACCCCGCTGCAGGACTGATTTACCCGCCTCTCACCCCGGTCATCCGCACCGGGGTTTTATTTATCGTCTTTCGATTGGCCAAACATGCGCAAAATCGCGCGCCAGCGCAGGAAAACCGTGACGTTAGGCTTGCCC is drawn from Serratia entomophila and contains these coding sequences:
- a CDS encoding LysR family transcriptional regulator, yielding MKLSQLRFFCALVEYKTIAAAARELHCVPSNVTLRIRELEASLGGELFFRDKNRLYVNPKGRLFYQQARDIVEQADRSRQLFAGEQHQGLLNLGALDFSLVSHLPARIAQLRRLQPQLQINVLSRDSLVLERMLIDSELDLAISDGPIEHPLLASSKAFDERLVLLLPAHIAQLDAAALAGLEFYTFSRECSFRLKIDHWLAARRLKPRMTLEMESYAAMAACVQAGCGVACIPGSLLPLILPAPALKVVEMGEEGVSDLYFVWRRHQLSAELQTALEILARPA
- a CDS encoding FdhF/YdeP family oxidoreductase, producing MKFKPAIKPYTGPAGGWGSLEATTRFVLDSRQTLKNLRNLMRVNKARGFDCPGCAWGDDNHSTFSFCENGAKAVSWEATRNAVEPEFFAAHSVSTLQQQSDYFLEYQGRLTHPMRYNAETDHYEPINWPDALALIAKHIKAMDTPNQIELYTSGRASNEASYLYQLFGRMLGTSNFPDCSNMCHEASGVGLKQSIGVGKGTIRMDDFEKADAIFVFGQNPGTNHPRMLHSLKNAAKRGARIVSFNTLRERGLERFADPQDPLQMLTPKSSPISSSYFQPNLGGDMAAVRGIVKALQETHRQRLAAGEAGLFDLAFIEQHSVGVDAYLARVDATSWAQIAEQSGLTEEQLRQAAAIYQGAERVICTWAMGVTQHKHSVATVREITNLQLLFGQLGKPGAGLCPVRGHSNVQGNRTMGIDEKSPGALLDSLERHFGFTANRAHGHNTVEALEAMLRGEVRVLIALGGNLAAAAPDTERTARALRCCELTVHISTKLNRSHLVTGKDALILPTLGRTEQDLQASGPQYITVEDSFSMVHASEGVGKPLADTQRSETAIVCGIADAVLGNQPLDWLALADDYSLIRDHIAATVAGFADFNRRCDQPGGFYLGNAAAELRFATPSGKAEFSAAELPATLFPQLNGQKAPFTLQTLRSHDQYNTTIYGLDDRYRGVYGQREVLFIHPEDLAALGMQDGERVEIETLWNDGVVRKVSGFKLVSYDIPRGNLAAYYPETNPLVPLASFGDGTGTPTSKSIPVVVRRCAERPSLRIA
- the gloA gene encoding lactoylglutathione lyase; amino-acid sequence: MPLNDLLTLPGVTAQPEAVTDGYVFNHTMIRVKDLSKALDFYTRVLGFTPVYLEEFKEAAFTICYLTRSPREQIPQDDDERKRWALSQPGILELTYNHGTEQQADFSYHNGNGEPRGFGHLCVTVPDVRAACERFERLGVSFQKHLHEGRMNYVAFIRDPDDYWIEILQPTPLQD